The Methanomassiliicoccus sp. genomic sequence GGCTCAGTAGTCCATCAGTTCGCCCTTCTTCATGAACTCGCGCAGCAGGGAGGTTGCGTAGCAGCCCTTGTTAAGGGAGAACGAGAACCTCACTCCCTCGTCGCCGACCTCGTAATCGAGGTCGCCGATGCGACCAAGGATCTCTCTCCGATTGCCCTTGGACGAGCATTGGTGGAGGAAGGGGACCATGAAGTCTTTGCTCTCCAGGCTCTCCTCCTCTATGACCTTGCGCTCGATCTCTCCCATCTCTCCCTGGCACAGCACGGACTCGGATCCGAACAGTACGGCGCTCACGAACGCCCGACCGTTGCGCACCTGCCTCTCCACCAGGTCGAGGTTCCCGGCGGTGACCGGCACTCCGCGGTCGTGATCCGGGAGGCCAAGCCGGTCGGCAGGGAGGACGACGTCGCCGACCAGGGGTCGGTTCAGAGGTAGTTTCCGGCGTACCCGCTCGCTCACCATGCGATTGAACAGGTATGACTGGTAGGCGTGAACGAACATCATCTGGAGGTTCGGCGGCAGCACCTGCAGCGCCCCCACGTAATCGCCTGGGTTGCGGGCCAGATAGCCGATTGCCGTGCGCTCGAAGGTCAGGGTGCGGGGGAAGTAATCCAGAGCCCGCTGGAAGTCCCTCTCCTCCTCCAGGGTCCTCCTCGCCTCCCGAGCCTCCTCGTTTTCCTGGGGCACCGGGTTCCCGGCATAGGTCATAACCGCCCGCTCGAAATCCCCCCGGACGATCCACTTCCCCACCTCGTGAGTGACGGGCCGCACGGCCCCGAAGCGCTGTACTCCGAAGAAGTTGGGATATCCTCCAAGGTCCTTCAACGCCCGTGCGGTCAAGTCCAGGGAGTCCCTGAGCTCATCGCCCCGCAGGGCGGGTTCCGCCGCGAAGATGTGGAACCGGTTGCCCACCAGGTCGCCGATGGTCAACGGTTTCTTGGCCGGGTAGGCGTCCTCGACCTTGA encodes the following:
- the truD gene encoding tRNA pseudouridine(13) synthase TruD; this translates as MLDCTSREAVIGLEIFYSDTPGIGGRLKRTPEDFLVEEISSYPERSEGGKFTIAKVTAQNWEMNRLVRELSKALGISRDGIGFAGTKDKRAITSQLMSFQAPVDRVMNIRVHQVKVEDAYPAKKPLTIGDLVGNRFHIFAAEPALRGDELRDSLDLTARALKDLGGYPNFFGVQRFGAVRPVTHEVGKWIVRGDFERAVMTYAGNPVPQENEEAREARRTLEEERDFQRALDYFPRTLTFERTAIGYLARNPGDYVGALQVLPPNLQMMFVHAYQSYLFNRMVSERVRRKLPLNRPLVGDVVLPADRLGLPDHDRGVPVTAGNLDLVERQVRNGRAFVSAVLFGSESVLCQGEMGEIERKVIEEESLESKDFMVPFLHQCSSKGNRREILGRIGDLDYEVGDEGVRFSFSLNKGCYATSLLREFMKKGELMDY